From Chryseobacterium joostei, the proteins below share one genomic window:
- a CDS encoding aminopeptidase P family protein, with amino-acid sequence MFSAQTYQDRRAVLQNNVANGILLFLGNIENPVNFEHNPYYFRQDSTYLYYWGVQEPKIAAIIDIDENKHIVFGDELSIDDIVWMGRQETLKEKCLKSGVQETLPYAELSQYILKALASGRKIHYLPPYQSSNKIVLADLLGIKIAELQPSVEMIKAIVKQRSIKEAQEIVQIEQAVNVSNEMHLLAMRIAKPGIKEYEIANAIQYLAANKECQMSYPPIVTINGGILHNHYRLNTLKDGDLFLNDSGAETAMGYAGDLTRTFPVSNTFSTKQKEMYEVVLNAFNKAQKLLKPGTKFKDIHLKASQHLVEGLIDLGLMKGNPEEAVQNHAHTLFFQCGLGHQMGLDVHDMEDLGEQYVGYTQEEPKDTKTFGLKSLRLGKALESGFVVTVEPGIYMIPELIDIWQSENKNADFINYDKVNEYRNFGGIRVEDDFLITDDSYRLLGNGLIKTVDEIENYRAEHLA; translated from the coding sequence ATGTTTTCAGCACAAACCTATCAAGACAGAAGAGCCGTATTACAAAATAATGTGGCTAATGGAATTTTATTGTTTTTAGGAAATATAGAGAATCCTGTAAATTTTGAGCATAATCCTTATTATTTCCGCCAAGACAGTACCTACTTATATTATTGGGGAGTTCAGGAGCCAAAAATAGCAGCCATTATTGATATTGATGAAAATAAGCACATTGTTTTCGGAGATGAACTGAGTATAGATGACATTGTATGGATGGGTAGACAGGAAACCTTGAAAGAGAAATGTCTGAAGTCCGGAGTACAGGAAACCTTACCGTATGCAGAACTTTCTCAATATATTTTAAAAGCACTGGCATCAGGGAGAAAGATACATTACCTTCCACCCTATCAGTCTTCAAATAAAATTGTATTGGCCGATCTTCTGGGGATTAAAATAGCAGAGCTTCAACCTTCTGTAGAGATGATTAAGGCTATTGTAAAGCAAAGATCTATAAAAGAAGCTCAGGAGATAGTACAGATAGAACAGGCAGTAAACGTATCCAATGAAATGCACCTTTTGGCAATGCGTATAGCAAAGCCCGGAATTAAAGAATATGAAATAGCAAATGCTATTCAATACCTTGCTGCTAATAAAGAGTGCCAGATGTCTTATCCTCCGATTGTTACCATAAATGGAGGTATCCTTCACAACCATTATCGTCTCAATACTCTGAAAGACGGAGATCTTTTTCTTAATGATTCCGGAGCTGAAACAGCAATGGGATACGCAGGAGATCTAACCAGAACATTTCCTGTAAGCAATACTTTTAGTACCAAACAAAAAGAAATGTATGAAGTGGTTCTGAATGCTTTTAATAAGGCACAAAAACTTCTTAAACCCGGAACGAAATTTAAAGATATCCATCTGAAAGCATCTCAGCATCTGGTAGAGGGACTTATTGATTTGGGGTTGATGAAAGGTAATCCTGAGGAAGCAGTACAGAACCATGCGCATACCCTATTTTTCCAATGTGGATTAGGTCACCAAATGGGACTTGATGTACATGATATGGAAGATCTTGGAGAACAATATGTTGGTTATACCCAAGAGGAACCAAAGGATACCAAAACATTTGGGCTTAAATCTTTACGTTTAGGAAAAGCTTTGGAATCAGGATTTGTAGTAACGGTTGAACCGGGTATTTATATGATCCCTGAATTGATCGATATTTGGCAGTCAGAAAATAAAAATGCTGATTTCATTAATTATGATAAAGTAAATGAATACCGTAATTTTGGAGGAATACGTGTAGAAGACGATTTCCTGATTACCGATGACAGTTACAGGCTTTTGGGGAATGGATTAATCAAAACGGTTGATGAAATTGAAAACTACAGAGCAGAGCATTTAGCTTAA
- a CDS encoding LytR/AlgR family response regulator transcription factor, with protein MINSAPKKYNCIIVEDEPIAAEILETFISRDPELNLIGKCADAVYANSLLNIHEVDLMFLDLHLPVVKGFDFLRKLKNPPLVIVTTAYHQYAVEGYELDIADYLLKPIPYDRFVTAIGKFKYLMEAEDALLEMAERDHIFISSGKKQVKIILQDIFYIESLREYINIHTKTDTFTFKMPISKIEESLNPKMFTRIHKSYIISKPKVEEKSASIVQIKGKKLPIGRTYKPFIDL; from the coding sequence ATGATAAATTCAGCTCCTAAAAAATATAACTGCATTATTGTAGAAGACGAACCCATTGCTGCAGAAATTCTGGAAACCTTTATTTCCCGGGATCCTGAACTGAACCTTATTGGCAAATGTGCTGATGCTGTTTATGCAAACAGTCTTCTGAACATTCATGAGGTAGATCTCATGTTTTTAGATCTCCATCTTCCCGTTGTTAAGGGCTTTGATTTTTTACGAAAGCTTAAGAACCCACCATTGGTTATTGTAACAACAGCCTATCATCAATATGCAGTAGAAGGATATGAACTGGATATTGCAGATTATCTTCTGAAGCCCATTCCTTATGACAGATTTGTGACCGCTATTGGGAAATTCAAGTACTTAATGGAAGCAGAGGATGCCTTACTGGAAATGGCTGAACGTGATCATATTTTCATCAGCAGCGGTAAAAAGCAAGTGAAGATTATTCTACAGGATATTTTTTATATAGAAAGCCTAAGAGAGTACATTAATATCCATACCAAGACAGATACTTTTACCTTCAAAATGCCGATTAGCAAAATAGAGGAGTCTCTGAATCCAAAAATGTTTACCCGTATTCACAAATCCTATATTATATCCAAACCAAAGGTGGAAGAAAAGTCTGCCAGTATTGTTCAGATTAAAGGAAAAAAATTACCTATTGGCAGAACCTATAAGCCATTTATTGATCTTTAA
- a CDS encoding RrF2 family transcriptional regulator, producing the protein MVRLARNYNQGFLPTSIIAQDENIPKKFLEQILLELKRAKLVNSKQGKVGGYYLLKSPDDVSLADIYRIFDGPIALTPCVSLNFYEACDDCVDEASCYLRNELIIVREKTRQSMTEATLTAFINKK; encoded by the coding sequence ATGGTCAGGTTAGCAAGAAATTACAATCAAGGCTTTCTGCCCACTTCTATTATTGCACAGGATGAAAACATCCCCAAAAAATTTTTAGAGCAAATTCTTCTGGAGCTTAAGAGAGCCAAACTTGTCAATAGCAAGCAGGGTAAGGTAGGCGGATATTATCTGCTAAAATCTCCGGATGACGTTTCATTGGCTGACATTTACCGCATCTTCGACGGACCTATTGCCCTAACTCCGTGTGTATCCTTAAACTTCTATGAGGCATGTGATGATTGTGTGGATGAAGCATCTTGCTATCTTAGAAATGAGCTTATCATTGTTCGTGAAAAAACCAGACAAAGCATGACGGAAGCCACTCTGACAGCGTTTATAAACAAAAAATAA
- a CDS encoding polysaccharide deacetylase family protein produces MKYIRQSVLVLASAMLLVSCLKANDHIKNNVIKRKETAVPKVKYWPNGAQLVISVSMQFETGGQPEGAESPFSGTPLPKGQPDLPAESWYRYGGNEGIYRMLDLWKKYDIKVTSHVVGTAAEKYPEIAKAIAQGGHEIAGHGIAWDNQWDKNYDDELSFVKDGVDVVAKITGQKAVGYNCNWLRRSPHTLKVLQELGFLYHIDDLSHDEPFITKVKGKNFVVVPYTLRNNDIVNIEGKHWSPDQFLAQLKFEFDRLYEEGATKRRMMSISFHDRIGGTPAMVHAMEEFIKYTREKQGVVFMRKDNIAKMVINDPNTPVDNSEAKFNN; encoded by the coding sequence ATGAAATATATAAGACAGTCTGTATTGGTGCTTGCATCAGCAATGTTATTGGTTTCCTGCCTTAAGGCTAATGACCACATTAAAAACAATGTGATAAAAAGAAAAGAAACCGCGGTACCAAAAGTAAAATATTGGCCAAATGGGGCCCAATTGGTAATTTCCGTATCCATGCAGTTTGAAACAGGTGGCCAGCCAGAAGGTGCAGAAAGCCCATTTAGTGGAACTCCGCTTCCTAAGGGACAGCCCGATCTTCCGGCAGAAAGCTGGTATCGCTATGGTGGAAATGAGGGAATTTACCGAATGCTGGATCTCTGGAAGAAATATGATATAAAAGTAACTTCTCATGTCGTGGGAACGGCTGCTGAAAAATATCCGGAGATTGCAAAGGCTATCGCACAGGGAGGACACGAAATAGCAGGGCACGGAATCGCCTGGGACAATCAGTGGGATAAAAATTATGATGATGAGCTAAGCTTTGTAAAAGATGGCGTAGATGTAGTGGCAAAAATTACAGGTCAAAAAGCCGTAGGCTATAACTGCAACTGGTTGAGAAGAAGCCCCCATACGCTCAAAGTATTGCAGGAACTGGGATTTCTTTATCATATTGATGATCTTAGCCATGATGAACCTTTTATTACCAAGGTAAAGGGGAAAAACTTCGTGGTCGTTCCCTATACACTCCGTAATAATGACATTGTCAACATTGAAGGAAAGCATTGGAGTCCGGATCAGTTTTTGGCACAGTTGAAGTTTGAATTTGACAGGCTTTATGAGGAGGGAGCTACCAAAAGAAGAATGATGAGTATCAGTTTTCATGATCGAATTGGAGGTACCCCTGCGATGGTTCATGCCATGGAGGAGTTTATTAAATATACCAGAGAAAAACAAGGTGTGGTCTTTATGAGAAAGGATAATATTGCCAAAATGGTAATCAATGATCCCAATACTCCTGTAGATAACAGCGAAGCAAAATTTAACAACTAA
- a CDS encoding DMT family transporter gives MNWIALIIAGIFEIGWPLGLKLSQQPENSKWNWIIFSILCMTVSGGFLWYAQKSIPIGTAYAVWTGIGAVGTLVVGILFFQDSASILRLLSALLIVVGIVGLKLF, from the coding sequence ATGAACTGGATTGCATTAATCATCGCAGGAATTTTTGAAATAGGATGGCCATTGGGCCTTAAACTATCTCAGCAACCGGAAAATAGTAAATGGAATTGGATTATATTTTCTATATTATGTATGACGGTGAGTGGCGGATTTCTCTGGTATGCCCAGAAAAGTATTCCTATTGGCACGGCCTATGCCGTCTGGACAGGAATAGGGGCAGTAGGAACTTTGGTGGTTGGTATTCTGTTTTTTCAGGACTCTGCAAGTATTTTAAGACTATTGTCAGCATTACTAATTGTAGTTGGAATCGTTGGCCTTAAACTTTTTTAA
- a CDS encoding sensor histidine kinase: MKSDRKSKLHIHLLFWILYYILEVYLDFYWSRYQFPNFQWHIRLQNTLILELGYLLVKIPLAYSLLYIYEKVHTKLFFKYLLSIFIVVIAVLGHRFFTHYIIYPYIYGVTEMLDGKQPSGYINGLVAFNSFMDLIFMVGLVFGIEITRQKSLLKDQISQLKSEKLDQELTMLKAQINPHFLFNTLNNIYGMALKKADETPDVILQLSKVMRYNIYEAAEKNISIEKDIENIKDFIQIQKIRHHHLSISLHEDIDNSSQKISPLILIQFIENAFKHGISESLGDAFIHINIQLKNGILTYFIENSKEERSHEHSTKIGLKNIRRQLELLYPNHRLTVENKSDRYIVQLIIDFNDKFSS; encoded by the coding sequence TTGAAATCAGACCGAAAATCTAAGCTGCACATTCATTTGCTCTTTTGGATATTGTATTATATACTGGAGGTTTATCTTGACTTTTACTGGTCCAGATATCAGTTTCCAAATTTCCAATGGCATATAAGGCTTCAGAATACCCTCATTCTGGAATTAGGGTATCTTTTGGTTAAAATTCCTCTTGCTTATTCTTTATTATATATTTATGAGAAAGTACATACTAAATTATTTTTCAAGTACTTACTTTCAATTTTTATTGTAGTAATAGCTGTTCTGGGACATCGTTTTTTCACCCATTATATTATTTATCCTTATATCTATGGCGTTACAGAAATGTTGGATGGTAAGCAGCCGTCAGGATATATCAATGGGCTGGTGGCATTCAATTCATTTATGGATCTTATTTTTATGGTAGGGTTAGTCTTTGGGATTGAAATTACAAGGCAGAAAAGCCTGTTAAAGGATCAGATTTCCCAATTGAAATCTGAAAAACTAGATCAGGAATTGACAATGCTCAAGGCTCAGATCAACCCTCATTTTCTGTTCAATACATTGAATAACATTTACGGAATGGCTCTTAAAAAGGCAGATGAAACCCCAGACGTCATTCTTCAGCTGTCAAAGGTCATGCGATACAACATTTATGAAGCTGCAGAAAAAAATATTTCGATTGAAAAAGACATTGAAAATATTAAGGATTTTATACAAATCCAGAAAATACGTCACCATCACCTGAGCATCAGTTTACATGAAGATATTGATAACTCTTCTCAAAAAATATCACCGCTTATCCTGATTCAATTTATAGAAAATGCTTTTAAACATGGTATTTCTGAAAGTCTTGGTGATGCATTTATCCATATTAACATTCAATTGAAAAATGGAATTCTCACTTATTTTATAGAAAACTCCAAGGAAGAAAGGTCTCATGAACATTCTACTAAAATAGGCCTGAAAAACATTCGCAGACAGCTTGAACTGCTTTATCCTAACCACAGACTCACTGTAGAAAACAAAAGCGACAGATATATTGTACAACTCATTATAGATTTCAATGATAAATTCAGCTCCTAA
- a CDS encoding DoxX family protein: MHSVISIFSGDVNTFGLQYLNTIGFSPIGLYLAWIVKLIHFISVPMLWIDRYLKPIAIGNIVIFILGIYFVHWQNGWFVVGGGTNGIEFNVLLIFCFFNLIFPEVHIPGRKNNGSL; encoded by the coding sequence ATGCATAGTGTAATTTCTATTTTCAGCGGCGATGTCAATACCTTTGGACTTCAATATTTGAATACTATAGGATTCAGTCCGATAGGGCTTTATCTTGCGTGGATCGTCAAGTTGATACATTTTATCTCAGTTCCAATGCTCTGGATTGATCGATATCTTAAGCCTATAGCCATCGGCAATATCGTGATCTTTATCTTGGGAATCTATTTTGTTCATTGGCAGAACGGATGGTTTGTTGTAGGTGGTGGCACTAATGGTATTGAGTTTAATGTTCTGCTGATATTCTGTTTTTTTAATCTTATATTTCCCGAAGTACATATTCCAGGCAGGAAAAATAATGGTAGTTTGTAG
- a CDS encoding DNA-3-methyladenine glycosylase produces the protein MKLPLSYYSNQDVLFLAQDLLGKVLFTEIDGNVTAGIIVETEAYFGVKDKASHAYGGRRTDRTETLYNHGGVSYVYLCYGIHHLFNVVTSVKDDPHAVLVRAIEPFMGKEIMELRRNMPASKAAISSGPGSAAKALGIDRSFNKKDLAGTEIWIEDHGIFYHPDEIMEGPRIGVAYAQEDALLPWRFFVKGNKYVSKPNKI, from the coding sequence GTGAAACTACCCCTTTCCTACTATTCCAATCAGGATGTCCTCTTCCTCGCTCAGGATCTGTTGGGCAAAGTATTGTTTACAGAGATTGACGGTAATGTTACCGCAGGAATTATTGTAGAAACAGAAGCTTATTTTGGAGTAAAGGATAAAGCATCTCATGCCTACGGTGGAAGGCGAACTGACAGAACGGAAACGTTATACAATCATGGTGGCGTTTCCTATGTGTATTTATGCTATGGGATTCATCATCTGTTCAATGTGGTAACTTCAGTGAAAGATGATCCACATGCTGTACTGGTTAGGGCTATTGAACCCTTTATGGGTAAAGAAATCATGGAATTAAGGAGAAACATGCCGGCGTCCAAAGCTGCTATCTCCTCAGGTCCCGGATCTGCAGCAAAAGCCTTGGGGATTGATCGTTCTTTTAATAAAAAAGATCTGGCCGGAACTGAAATCTGGATTGAAGATCATGGTATTTTTTATCATCCGGACGAAATTATGGAAGGACCTCGTATAGGGGTTGCTTATGCACAGGAAGATGCTCTGCTACCCTGGCGCTTTTTTGTGAAGGGAAATAAATATGTGAGTAAACCCAATAAAATATGA
- the mug gene encoding G/U mismatch-specific DNA glycosylase, with protein sequence MLTDIITTNLSVIFCGINPGLKSSNEGHHFSGKSNRFWKVLHQSGFTPYEIEAVNDTSILDFGYGLTTAVARATSRADELSKEEFNDALESFTNKIMEFQPQYIAFLGKAAYKAFSKKKEIQWGQQPEDFCGAKVWVLPNTSGLNRGFSLDQLVTYYKEFYQTIHES encoded by the coding sequence ATGCTAACAGATATCATTACCACCAACCTTAGTGTTATTTTTTGCGGAATTAATCCCGGTTTAAAATCATCAAATGAAGGTCATCATTTTTCAGGAAAGAGTAACCGTTTTTGGAAAGTTCTTCATCAGTCAGGTTTTACTCCGTACGAAATTGAAGCTGTGAATGATACTTCTATTCTGGATTTTGGATATGGCTTAACAACCGCTGTAGCAAGAGCAACTTCTCGCGCTGACGAACTTTCTAAGGAAGAATTTAATGATGCACTTGAAAGTTTTACCAACAAAATAATGGAATTCCAACCTCAATATATAGCTTTTCTTGGTAAAGCTGCTTACAAGGCTTTTTCTAAGAAGAAAGAAATCCAATGGGGACAACAACCGGAGGATTTTTGTGGAGCTAAAGTATGGGTTCTCCCCAACACCAGTGGGTTAAATCGTGGATTTTCTCTTGATCAACTTGTCACTTACTACAAAGAGTTTTATCAAACAATTCATGAATCGTGA
- a CDS encoding DoxX family protein produces the protein MSKNTAYLFLRISMGINFFGHGLIRLTKLQDFAVGMTKSFEKSWIPQLFVHTFSMALPFLEFSIGLLLIIGFKTRIATMAGASLIILLLFGSSTVENWEAMGIQMIYAGLFYILMSRIDDNYFSIDKK, from the coding sequence ATGAGTAAAAATACAGCCTATTTATTCCTTCGCATATCCATGGGGATTAATTTTTTTGGGCATGGACTGATTAGATTGACGAAACTTCAGGATTTTGCTGTTGGAATGACAAAAAGCTTTGAAAAAAGCTGGATTCCTCAGTTGTTTGTGCATACGTTCAGTATGGCTCTGCCCTTTCTGGAATTTAGTATTGGCTTATTGCTGATTATTGGTTTTAAAACCAGAATTGCAACTATGGCAGGCGCTTCGCTTATTATTCTGTTATTATTCGGCAGCAGTACGGTTGAAAATTGGGAAGCAATGGGCATTCAAATGATCTATGCAGGGTTATTTTATATTCTGATGAGCAGAATTGATGATAATTATTTTTCCATAGATAAAAAGTAA
- a CDS encoding sulfate adenylyltransferase subunit 1 yields MDILRFITAGSVDDGKSTLIGRLLYDSKSILQDQLEVLEKHSKNKNDDGVDLALLTDGLRAEREQGITIDVAYRYFSTSKRKFIIADAPGHVQYTRNMITGASNSDLMVILIDARKGVIEQTRRHSIIASLLKLKKVAVAINKMDMVDYSQEVFESIKEEYSKIAKNLGLHDVSYFPISALKGDNIVSVSSKTDWYQGNSLLEYLEEVTLNEELNNGSRFQVQYVIRPQTEELHDYRGYAGQVLSGKFQKGDKIHVLPAGITSEISKIEINGIESKEAFEGQPVVIHVKDDLDISRGDIFATEEQLPVVEKDLEVLLCWLDQKSLQPGNKYLLQQNSRLVKAVVKEVDYKIDVNTLTQEKANGDIRLNEVVKVTIRTAQPLVYDSFINNKRTGSAILVDETSHSTVAACIIQ; encoded by the coding sequence ATGGATATTTTAAGATTTATAACAGCAGGAAGCGTAGATGATGGTAAAAGTACCCTTATCGGAAGACTGCTATACGATAGCAAAAGCATTTTACAAGATCAGTTAGAGGTCCTTGAAAAACACTCTAAAAACAAAAATGATGACGGGGTAGATCTTGCTCTTCTAACAGACGGACTTCGTGCTGAAAGGGAACAGGGGATTACCATAGATGTTGCTTACAGGTATTTTTCAACTTCAAAAAGAAAATTTATTATTGCCGATGCTCCAGGCCATGTACAATATACCCGTAACATGATCACAGGTGCCTCCAACTCTGATCTGATGGTCATCCTGATCGATGCCAGAAAAGGAGTCATTGAACAAACAAGAAGACACTCCATTATAGCATCATTACTAAAGCTAAAGAAAGTAGCCGTAGCCATTAATAAAATGGACATGGTAGATTATTCACAGGAAGTATTTGAAAGCATAAAAGAAGAGTATTCAAAAATTGCGAAAAACCTTGGTTTGCATGACGTAAGTTACTTTCCGATTTCTGCCCTTAAAGGAGATAATATTGTTTCAGTATCCTCTAAAACAGACTGGTATCAGGGAAATTCTCTTTTGGAATATCTGGAAGAGGTTACGTTGAATGAAGAATTAAACAATGGCAGTCGCTTTCAGGTACAGTATGTAATTCGGCCTCAAACTGAAGAACTGCATGATTACAGGGGTTATGCCGGACAGGTGTTAAGCGGGAAATTCCAAAAAGGAGATAAAATTCATGTACTTCCGGCAGGAATTACAAGTGAAATCTCTAAGATTGAAATCAATGGAATTGAATCAAAAGAAGCGTTCGAGGGACAACCTGTTGTTATTCATGTAAAGGATGATTTGGATATCAGCAGAGGCGATATTTTTGCCACTGAAGAACAGCTTCCTGTTGTAGAAAAAGATCTGGAAGTTCTGCTATGCTGGCTTGATCAAAAATCACTACAACCCGGAAATAAGTATCTATTACAGCAAAACAGCAGACTGGTAAAGGCGGTGGTAAAAGAAGTAGATTACAAGATTGATGTCAATACTCTTACACAAGAAAAAGCCAATGGTGATATCAGACTTAATGAAGTGGTGAAAGTGACCATAAGAACAGCGCAACCTTTGGTGTACGATAGTTTTATCAATAACAAAAGAACAGGTTCTGCAATTTTAGTAGATGAAACCTCTCATTCTACTGTTGCAGCCTGCATAATTCAGTAA
- the cysD gene encoding sulfate adenylyltransferase subunit CysD, whose product MSTYHLNYLDQLEAESIYILREVAGQFERPALLFSGGKDSIVLAHLASKAFRYGKIPFTFVHVDTGHNFPEVLNFRDQLVNQLDVNLVVRKVEDTIEKKGLTEPKGKFPSRNWLQTYTLLDTIEEFEFDACIGGARRDEEKARAKERIFSVRDEFGQWDPKLQRPELWSIFNGKIQKGENVRVFPISNWTELDIWNYIRREKIDLPSIYFSHDREVVDLNGQWIANSHHASLETDDVIAVKKIRYRTVGDMTCTAAVESKATTIDAVIEEIVATRISERGETRIDDRVTEAAMEDRKKGGYF is encoded by the coding sequence ATGTCAACATATCATTTAAACTATCTGGATCAGTTAGAAGCTGAATCTATTTACATTTTAAGGGAAGTTGCAGGGCAGTTTGAACGTCCGGCGCTTTTATTCAGCGGAGGAAAAGACAGCATTGTGCTGGCTCATTTGGCTTCGAAGGCATTTCGCTACGGGAAAATACCTTTCACATTTGTTCATGTGGATACGGGGCATAATTTCCCTGAAGTATTGAATTTCCGTGATCAGCTTGTCAATCAATTAGATGTGAATCTTGTTGTACGTAAAGTTGAAGATACAATAGAAAAGAAAGGCTTAACAGAACCTAAAGGTAAATTCCCAAGCAGAAACTGGTTACAAACTTATACACTTCTTGATACCATAGAAGAGTTTGAATTTGATGCCTGCATTGGAGGAGCACGTAGAGATGAAGAAAAAGCCCGTGCCAAGGAAAGAATTTTCTCTGTGAGAGATGAATTTGGACAATGGGATCCAAAACTTCAACGCCCTGAATTATGGAGTATTTTTAATGGAAAAATTCAGAAAGGTGAGAATGTACGAGTCTTCCCGATCAGTAACTGGACAGAACTTGACATCTGGAACTATATTCGAAGAGAAAAAATAGATCTGCCCTCTATTTACTTTTCGCACGACAGAGAAGTGGTAGACCTTAACGGACAATGGATTGCCAACTCTCATCATGCTTCTCTGGAAACAGATGATGTAATAGCAGTAAAAAAGATAAGATACCGTACCGTGGGAGATATGACATGTACTGCAGCTGTAGAATCTAAAGCAACAACAATAGACGCTGTTATTGAAGAGATTGTAGCCACCCGAATTTCTGAACGTGGTGAAACCCGAATTGATGACCGCGTTACAGAAGCTGCGATGGAAGACCGCAAAAAAGGAGGTTATTTCTAG
- a CDS encoding phosphoadenylyl-sulfate reductase — protein MENSLKNEFEKLQEELTEGTSQNNFLQILVERFPNEVIFSTSFSNEDQVITHLIKNLNVDIFTLDTGRLFEQTYETWASTKAFFKKDIKAYYPDTEELKKFVSENGPNSFYQSVEQRKACCTIRKVHPLKSALKGYKVWITGLRSEHSQNRQNMPSLEWDEDNRIIKYHPILHWSTEQVTDYVKDNHLPYNYLHKKGFVSIGCEPCTRAIKEGEDFRAGRWWWEDANKKECGLHIHQ, from the coding sequence ATGGAAAATAGTCTGAAAAATGAATTTGAAAAACTTCAGGAAGAACTTACAGAGGGGACTTCACAAAACAACTTTTTACAAATACTGGTAGAAAGGTTTCCGAATGAAGTCATCTTTTCAACCAGCTTCAGCAATGAAGACCAGGTAATCACTCATCTGATAAAGAATCTGAACGTAGATATTTTCACATTGGATACCGGAAGACTTTTTGAGCAGACCTATGAAACATGGGCTTCTACGAAGGCATTCTTTAAAAAGGATATCAAAGCCTATTATCCGGATACTGAAGAACTGAAAAAGTTTGTGTCAGAAAATGGGCCCAATTCCTTTTATCAATCCGTAGAACAGAGGAAAGCATGTTGCACGATCCGTAAAGTACATCCTTTGAAATCTGCTCTGAAAGGATATAAGGTATGGATAACCGGCTTAAGGTCTGAACACTCCCAAAACAGGCAGAATATGCCATCACTGGAATGGGATGAAGATAACCGGATCATTAAGTATCATCCAATTCTTCACTGGAGTACAGAGCAGGTAACAGATTATGTTAAAGACAATCATCTGCCTTACAATTATCTGCACAAAAAAGGATTTGTAAGCATTGGATGTGAACCTTGTACAAGAGCCATTAAAGAAGGAGAAGATTTCAGAGCAGGCCGCTGGTGGTGGGAAGATGCCAATAAAAAAGAGTGCGGTCTGCATATTCATCAATAA
- a CDS encoding AraC family transcriptional regulator — protein sequence MKRIVNFNSFNVFRIEKEIWDIEYHNHNFYELIIIENGKGSHHLNGITFPYQKGDIFLLRPSDAHEFTITNKTRFIYIKFTEEYIWKNLLTNKKNELKKVIQLLMDDRTFVYESGIKNKSDREHLLQLSRMLLHEFSHKSMYNKEVMADLFSAIFTILIRNTMNASTNKKWFSQNLSKIDRILYYINVNILDADKMKIENLAKEFLLSPNYISIYIKKQTGFSIQQHIMQYKVKTAEKLLLQSSYNINEIADKLGFNDTSHFNKIFRAYKNQSPSTYKKENK from the coding sequence ATGAAAAGAATTGTCAATTTCAACTCCTTCAATGTTTTCAGGATTGAAAAGGAAATATGGGATATTGAATATCATAACCATAACTTCTATGAACTTATTATCATTGAAAACGGGAAAGGATCCCATCACCTGAACGGTATTACATTCCCTTATCAAAAAGGCGATATTTTTCTCCTTCGTCCAAGTGATGCCCATGAATTTACCATTACAAACAAAACAAGATTTATTTATATAAAATTTACTGAGGAATATATTTGGAAAAATTTATTGACAAACAAAAAGAACGAACTGAAAAAAGTAATCCAACTTCTGATGGACGACCGAACTTTTGTATACGAATCAGGAATAAAAAATAAGTCGGATAGAGAACATCTGCTTCAGCTTTCCCGAATGCTTCTGCATGAATTCAGTCATAAAAGCATGTATAATAAAGAAGTTATGGCAGATCTTTTTTCTGCAATCTTTACCATTCTGATCCGAAATACAATGAACGCCTCCACAAACAAAAAATGGTTCTCACAAAACCTAAGCAAGATAGATAGAATATTATACTATATTAATGTCAACATTCTGGATGCAGACAAAATGAAAATAGAAAATCTCGCAAAGGAATTTTTACTTTCTCCCAACTACATTAGCATTTATATCAAAAAACAGACAGGGTTTTCCATACAACAGCATATTATGCAGTATAAAGTGAAGACCGCAGAAAAGTTATTGCTTCAAAGCAGTTATAATATCAATGAAATTGCCGATAAACTGGGATTCAACGATACCAGTCATTTCAATAAAATATTCAGGGCCTATAAAAATCAGTCTCCCTCTACCTATAAAAAAGAAAATAAATAA